A genome region from Nocardiopsis exhalans includes the following:
- a CDS encoding globin, whose amino-acid sequence MTSARDDHQGAGDEPVQMTFYEAVGGEEFFTLLVRRFYEGVADDPVLRPMYPEEDLGPAEERLRLFLIQYWGGPRTYNEQRGHPRLRMRHVPFRVGAAERDLWLKHMRAAVDSLDMHEVLERQLWEYMVMAAHSMVNVPGEATPPAVAKPTSLRVGGDGRVSRDSRTSGDDDDGEAVTISLKR is encoded by the coding sequence ATGACTTCCGCGCGTGATGACCACCAGGGCGCGGGCGATGAGCCCGTGCAGATGACGTTCTACGAGGCCGTGGGCGGTGAGGAGTTCTTCACCCTCCTGGTCCGCCGTTTCTACGAGGGCGTCGCCGACGACCCCGTGCTGCGGCCCATGTACCCCGAGGAGGACCTGGGCCCAGCCGAGGAGCGCCTGCGTCTGTTCCTCATCCAGTACTGGGGAGGTCCCCGCACCTACAACGAGCAGCGCGGCCACCCACGCCTGCGCATGCGACACGTGCCGTTCCGCGTCGGCGCGGCCGAGCGCGACCTGTGGCTCAAGCACATGCGCGCCGCGGTGGACTCCCTGGACATGCACGAGGTCCTGGAGCGCCAGCTCTGGGAGTACATGGTCATGGCCGCGCACAGCATGGTGAACGTTCCCGGGGAGGCCACGCCCCCCGCGGTGGCCAAGCCGACCTCGCTGCGCGTGGGCGGCGACGGCAGGGTGAGCCGCGACAGCCGGACGTCGGGAGACGATGACGACGGCGAGGCCGTCACCATCTCCCTGAAGCGCTGA
- a CDS encoding arginase family protein, whose protein sequence is MTILCVPYHLDDHLPAFRLPLPAGAVTVRPDLPDADRWVRMAALHEEVADRVADQVWVGRIPTVLSGDCMVALGTAAGVQRAGVDPAVVWFDAHGDVQTMETSASGYEGGIPLRVLAGYRPDPATDRLGLRGIAEERLLLVDGRDLDPPEEEYLRTSAIRQSKVTDIEPGTLPEGPLLLHVDLDVIDAAEAPGLLFPAHGGPRTGEVLSAVRTILDTGRVVALSVGCTWRADEELDADGGVRARLLTELLANIS, encoded by the coding sequence ATGACGATTCTGTGCGTGCCCTACCACCTGGACGACCACCTGCCCGCTTTCCGGCTCCCGTTACCCGCGGGGGCGGTGACGGTGCGTCCGGATCTGCCGGACGCCGACCGGTGGGTCCGGATGGCGGCACTCCACGAGGAGGTCGCCGACCGCGTGGCCGACCAGGTCTGGGTCGGGCGGATCCCGACCGTGCTGTCCGGCGACTGCATGGTGGCCCTCGGAACCGCCGCCGGAGTGCAGCGCGCGGGGGTGGATCCGGCTGTCGTCTGGTTCGACGCGCACGGCGACGTCCAGACCATGGAGACCAGCGCCTCCGGTTACGAGGGTGGGATCCCGCTGCGTGTGCTCGCGGGCTACCGGCCGGATCCGGCCACCGACCGGCTCGGGCTCCGGGGCATCGCGGAGGAACGGCTGCTCCTGGTGGACGGACGTGACCTCGACCCGCCCGAGGAGGAGTACCTGCGCACCTCCGCGATACGGCAGAGCAAGGTCACCGACATCGAACCCGGAACGCTCCCCGAGGGCCCCCTCCTGCTCCACGTGGACCTGGACGTCATCGACGCAGCCGAGGCCCCCGGCCTGCTGTTCCCCGCCCACGGCGGCCCCCGGACCGGCGAGGTGCTCTCAGCTGTCCGTACGATTCTCGACACCGGCAGGGTCGTCGCCCTGAGCGTGGGCTGCACCTGGCGCGCCGACGAGGAACTGGACGCCGACGGAGGCGTCCGCGCCCGCCTGCTCACCGAGCTCCTGGCCAACATTTCCTGA
- the ettA gene encoding energy-dependent translational throttle protein EttA, whose protein sequence is MPEYIYTMQNVRKAHGDKVVLDNVSGSFLPGAKIGVVGPNGSGKSTLLKIMAGIEQPSNGEARLMPGFTVGLLAQEPRLDESKTVLENVEDGVAETKAMLNRFNEIAEQMATDYSDDLLEEMGKLQEQLDHRNAWDLDSQLAQAMDALRCPPGDASVTQLSGGEKRRVALCKLLLEAPDLLLLDEPTNHLDAESVNWLEQHLSKYAGTVIAITHDRYFLDHVATWILELDRGQFYPYEGNYSTYLETKQARLKVEGQKDVKKAKRLKDELEWVRSNAKARQTKSKSRLARYEEMAAEADKTRKLDFEEIQIPPGPRLGNTVVEVKNLTKGFGDRVLIEDLSFSLPPNGIVGIIGPNGVGKTTLFKMIVGEESPDEGKITVGDTVETSYVDQYRGRIDDSKNVWETISDGESFITVGKVEIPSRAYVAAFGFKGSDQQKSSGVLSGGERNRVNLALTLKQGGNLLLLDEPTNDLDVETLGSLENAILDFPGCAVITSHDRWFLDRVATHILAWEGGSSWFWFEGNFESYEKNKVERLGPEAARPHAVTHRKLTRD, encoded by the coding sequence ATGCCGGAGTACATCTACACCATGCAAAACGTGCGCAAGGCGCACGGCGACAAGGTCGTCCTTGACAACGTTTCGGGGTCGTTCCTGCCCGGAGCCAAGATCGGTGTCGTTGGCCCGAACGGCTCGGGTAAGTCGACGCTGCTGAAGATCATGGCCGGCATCGAGCAGCCGTCCAATGGTGAGGCGCGGCTCATGCCCGGGTTCACCGTGGGTCTGCTCGCTCAGGAACCGCGGCTCGACGAGAGCAAGACGGTCTTGGAGAACGTCGAGGACGGCGTCGCCGAGACCAAGGCGATGCTGAACCGCTTCAACGAGATCGCCGAGCAGATGGCGACGGACTACTCCGACGATCTGCTCGAAGAGATGGGCAAGCTCCAGGAGCAGCTCGACCACCGCAACGCCTGGGATCTGGACAGCCAGCTGGCGCAGGCCATGGACGCCCTGCGCTGCCCGCCCGGAGACGCCTCCGTCACCCAGCTCTCCGGTGGCGAGAAGCGCCGCGTGGCGTTGTGCAAGCTGCTGCTCGAGGCCCCCGACCTGCTGCTGCTCGACGAGCCCACCAACCACCTGGACGCCGAGAGCGTGAACTGGTTGGAGCAGCACCTGTCCAAGTACGCGGGCACCGTCATCGCGATCACACACGACAGGTACTTCCTGGACCACGTGGCCACCTGGATCCTGGAGCTGGACCGCGGCCAGTTCTACCCCTACGAGGGCAACTACAGCACCTACCTCGAGACCAAGCAGGCCCGCCTGAAGGTCGAGGGGCAGAAGGACGTCAAGAAGGCCAAGCGCCTCAAGGACGAGCTGGAGTGGGTCCGCTCCAACGCCAAGGCCCGCCAGACCAAGAGCAAATCGCGTCTGGCCCGCTACGAGGAGATGGCCGCCGAGGCCGACAAGACCCGCAAGCTGGACTTCGAGGAGATCCAGATCCCGCCGGGTCCGCGTCTGGGCAACACCGTGGTCGAGGTCAAGAACCTCACCAAGGGCTTCGGGGACCGCGTCCTCATCGAGGACCTCAGCTTCTCGTTGCCGCCCAACGGCATCGTCGGCATCATCGGCCCGAACGGTGTCGGTAAGACGACCCTGTTCAAGATGATCGTCGGTGAGGAGAGTCCCGACGAGGGCAAGATCACCGTCGGTGACACCGTCGAGACCTCCTACGTCGACCAGTACCGGGGTCGGATCGACGACTCCAAGAACGTCTGGGAGACCATCTCCGACGGCGAGTCCTTCATCACGGTCGGCAAGGTCGAGATCCCCAGCCGCGCCTACGTCGCCGCCTTCGGCTTCAAGGGCTCGGACCAGCAGAAGTCCTCCGGTGTGCTCTCCGGTGGTGAGCGCAACCGGGTCAACCTGGCGCTCACCCTCAAGCAGGGCGGCAACCTGCTGCTCCTGGACGAGCCCACCAACGACCTGGACGTCGAGACCCTCGGTTCGCTGGAGAACGCCATCCTGGACTTCCCGGGCTGCGCCGTGATCACCTCCCACGACCGGTGGTTCCTGGACCGCGTCGCCACGCACATCCTCGCCTGGGAGGGCGGCTCCTCCTGGTTCTGGTTCGAGGGCAACTTCGAGTCCTACGAGAAGAACAAGGTCGAGCGCCTGGGCCCGGAGGCCGCGCGTCCGCACGCGGTCACCCACCGCAAGCTGACCCGCGACTAG
- a CDS encoding DUF4192 domain-containing protein, whose amino-acid sequence MPGDQHGTSPEPADPSHPSQPPNSPASPLRLRTPADLLAALPYLVSQPLDDAVVALVVAEGHVLGILYGGLDHLDHVLTPERSGGAAVSAALAADGSALLVAGFGQPERVTPHIHSLLQAARVRGVQVLEALRVTGGRYWSYLCQDPGCCPDEGVRFDPDISPVPAEAVLRGLVPGDQGPSARIRFLLDPVRGKLREVVAEAATAAEAEASEGDGAERRTLEVLDALREEGRRRVTDSQTLGRLGVHLTELRVRDAVWTRITPETARLHVRLWSRLVRHVPERHLPAPAALLAVAAWQHDDHDLARAALDLALTADPGYAMAVLMSRALRWGLPAERWRGFLAQRLDHQSEEEAGAEDEADPSRPARPQIPL is encoded by the coding sequence ATGCCCGGTGATCAGCATGGAACCTCCCCTGAACCCGCCGACCCTTCCCACCCCTCCCAGCCCCCGAACTCCCCAGCGAGCCCACTTCGGCTGCGGACCCCGGCGGACCTTCTCGCAGCCCTGCCCTACCTGGTGTCCCAGCCCCTGGACGACGCGGTGGTCGCGCTGGTGGTCGCTGAGGGCCATGTGCTCGGAATCCTCTACGGCGGACTCGACCACCTGGACCACGTCCTCACCCCGGAACGGAGCGGTGGGGCGGCGGTGTCCGCGGCCCTGGCAGCCGACGGCAGCGCGCTCCTCGTGGCCGGTTTCGGTCAACCGGAGCGGGTCACTCCGCACATCCACTCCCTCCTCCAGGCGGCCCGTGTCCGAGGGGTCCAGGTCCTGGAGGCGCTCCGGGTGACCGGGGGACGCTACTGGTCCTATCTCTGCCAGGACCCCGGGTGCTGCCCGGACGAAGGGGTACGCTTCGACCCGGATATCTCACCGGTCCCGGCTGAGGCGGTCCTGCGCGGGCTGGTCCCGGGAGACCAGGGGCCCTCAGCGCGGATCAGGTTCCTCCTCGACCCCGTGCGCGGGAAGCTGCGGGAGGTGGTGGCCGAGGCGGCGACGGCGGCCGAGGCGGAGGCGTCCGAGGGGGACGGGGCCGAACGACGGACCCTCGAGGTACTGGACGCGCTGCGCGAGGAGGGTCGGCGGCGGGTCACCGATTCGCAGACCCTGGGGCGGCTGGGGGTCCACCTGACCGAACTCCGCGTGCGCGACGCGGTGTGGACCCGGATCACCCCGGAGACCGCACGGCTCCATGTGCGCCTGTGGTCGAGGCTGGTCCGCCATGTCCCCGAACGCCACCTCCCCGCCCCGGCCGCCCTGCTGGCGGTGGCTGCCTGGCAGCACGACGACCACGACCTGGCCCGGGCCGCCCTGGACCTCGCCCTGACAGCGGACCCGGGCTACGCGATGGCGGTCCTCATGTCCCGGGCGCTGCGGTGGGGACTGCCCGCCGAACGCTGGCGCGGCTTCCTGGCCCAGCGCCTCGACCACCAGAGCGAGGAGGAGGCCGGGGCCGAGGACGAAGCGGACCCCTCCAGACCGGCCCGCCCCCAGATACCACTGTGA
- a CDS encoding GGDEF domain-containing protein, with translation MSISEKPVAADESSPGERRTWLIFQQPPGLVAFVFLMVFVALFLFGVAAAQTTLRLIDVALLLALVVSALICIAAVSRIDMPAGVSRDLLGAWWFPAMLLLPPVYLLLIPIPIYLMLRHRRSHTVPHRRVFNASVVGVSGFIASVAWHGSQVGFPAGISGSPNSHEALLSLSGAALALACCAGFTALNSLLVFFGSKLGGVAGGIRDLWDREGILVDSAELCVGVTVAILAQLSLFLLVIAVPPVLLLQRSLVYQQLRAAARTDPKTGLLNAPTWEREAAAEIVRAHSTRGRAAVLIVDIDHFKRVNDNYGHLFGDQVLLGVATTISQQLRQSDLLGRFGGEEFVVMLPGADTTEAWQAAERLRCQVGRMEIAVDDVLVSITISIGVAVAGDHGDDLVELLTAADLALYRAKETGRDRVCLPAGRPEVSGKIPGPREGEISDSTSNPGDPS, from the coding sequence GTGAGCATCTCGGAGAAGCCGGTGGCGGCCGATGAGAGTTCCCCGGGGGAGCGCCGTACCTGGCTGATCTTCCAGCAGCCCCCCGGGCTGGTGGCCTTTGTGTTTCTGATGGTCTTCGTCGCGCTGTTCCTGTTCGGGGTGGCCGCGGCGCAGACGACCCTCAGGCTCATCGACGTCGCCCTGCTGCTCGCTCTCGTGGTCTCCGCCCTGATATGCATAGCTGCGGTCAGCCGTATCGACATGCCCGCCGGGGTCAGCCGGGACCTCCTGGGAGCCTGGTGGTTCCCCGCGATGCTCCTTCTGCCGCCGGTGTACTTACTCCTCATCCCGATCCCCATCTACCTGATGCTCCGGCACCGCCGCAGTCACACGGTGCCGCACCGGCGGGTGTTCAACGCCTCAGTCGTGGGCGTTTCGGGGTTCATCGCCTCAGTGGCCTGGCACGGGAGTCAGGTCGGATTCCCAGCCGGGATCAGCGGCTCCCCGAACTCCCATGAGGCCCTGCTCAGCCTCAGCGGCGCGGCACTGGCCCTGGCCTGCTGCGCCGGGTTCACCGCCCTGAACAGCCTGTTGGTGTTCTTCGGCAGCAAGCTCGGCGGTGTCGCCGGCGGTATCCGCGACCTGTGGGACAGGGAGGGGATCCTGGTCGACTCCGCCGAATTATGTGTCGGGGTCACCGTCGCCATCCTCGCCCAGCTCTCACTGTTCCTGCTGGTGATCGCGGTTCCACCGGTGCTACTGCTGCAGCGCAGCCTGGTCTACCAGCAGCTGAGGGCCGCGGCCCGGACTGACCCGAAGACCGGCCTGCTCAACGCACCCACCTGGGAGAGGGAAGCGGCTGCCGAGATCGTTCGTGCCCACTCCACGCGTGGCCGCGCGGCGGTGCTCATCGTCGACATCGACCACTTCAAGCGGGTCAACGACAACTACGGGCACCTCTTCGGCGACCAGGTCCTGCTCGGGGTCGCCACGACCATTTCCCAGCAGCTGCGCCAGTCGGACCTGCTCGGCCGCTTCGGCGGCGAGGAGTTCGTGGTCATGCTGCCGGGGGCCGACACCACCGAGGCCTGGCAGGCCGCCGAACGCCTGCGCTGCCAGGTCGGCCGGATGGAGATCGCGGTGGACGACGTCCTGGTGTCCATCACCATCTCGATCGGGGTGGCCGTGGCCGGTGACCACGGTGACGACCTCGTCGAGCTGCTGACCGCCGCCGACCTCGCGCTCTACCGGGCGAAGGAGACCGGCCGCGACCGCGTGTGCCTGCCGGCCGGGCGCCCCGAGGTGTCCGGGAAGATCCCCGGCCCCCGGGAGGGAGAGATCTCCGATTCCACGAGCAACCCGGGTGACCCTTCCTGA
- a CDS encoding GTPase gives MTTQWNPAHTGGNGPGPSRDESEERESGPAADGAASERPGPRGPDPRGTGAHDSGAHDSAANSPWNDERSAPDSEPSTPTREPASHQSGPWRGYTMPVPEHPEHAEERERAASEAAAFEPPAYDGITGYPDPSGAGTAQSTSREDSQSDASAPELSEAHQESPEAARARQRRFGRHARPSAAAADKGGAESVDGDGDRRRRSEADHDDPDGLAGWVGSLTEAADDTRIAGRNTGAFPVVTPDTERLDGQDGRPARRTTNRTDDRTPGADLLDDGPDGPAVDPAAEAAAERGAEHASERGGQGERPRRHTSRPAPGVAQQTTATWVPGPEDDERAEGTDAEEARSGTAETARTGAPAAAGATGDSARAAEPGTAAPEQGEAADDDPEPLPRRVPGPSAVSGAFRAIGADTTAPRTGPDTSGSGTPGPDTGPQAVGGQAQDDSGSATDEEEYRPTSHDHWQPTSTTSRAELIERLDALSTLVELGQEDLPEEVLGRAGQLLDHAGARLRLSGEHTVVALAGGTGSGKSSLFNALCGLELSQTGVTRPTTSKAHACVWGHEGADALLSWLGVPTRYRHSRTSVLDTGNSELTGLVLLDLPDHDSVRSMHTAEADRLIGSVDLLVWVLDPQKYADAAVHHRYLAKMAGHGAVTVAVLNQVDKVAPDELEELLTDLRRLLETESGVHPRVITTSTVTGQGIREVREFLSETVIERRALVDRLVADLDQVIEPFEEFYGEGEIPETVPAQVRSRIQEGLAKAAGVTAVADVVETNDVRRGKRRVGWPVARQVAKLRKDPLAAVQLDFLRRDEPGVGGPVDAHEAELETVLGEAADQVSAQMPGPWRRRMRTAARSGVAELPTELGEAVAGAVGDPGRSPSWWKTARAVQYALLAVAGAGFAWALLSLLSWLGGGITGLRMFDDPVFIAYSGALLLASLLVGWLTGVGCGNLVEVAAVQRREDVERAAQGRVREIAGVRVVTQMENELARYRAFRAAYEVARVKG, from the coding sequence ATGACAACTCAGTGGAACCCCGCCCACACGGGGGGCAACGGTCCGGGTCCGAGCCGCGACGAAAGCGAGGAGCGCGAGAGCGGACCCGCCGCGGACGGTGCCGCCTCGGAGAGGCCCGGACCCCGGGGACCTGACCCGCGGGGAACCGGTGCGCACGATTCCGGTGCGCACGATTCCGCGGCGAACAGCCCCTGGAACGACGAGCGCTCCGCTCCGGATTCGGAGCCCTCCACCCCGACCAGGGAACCCGCCTCCCACCAGAGCGGTCCCTGGCGCGGCTACACGATGCCGGTGCCCGAACACCCCGAGCACGCCGAGGAGCGTGAACGGGCCGCCTCCGAGGCGGCCGCCTTCGAGCCGCCCGCCTACGACGGAATCACCGGTTACCCGGACCCGTCCGGAGCGGGCACGGCACAGAGCACCTCCCGGGAGGACTCTCAGAGCGACGCCAGCGCCCCAGAGCTATCGGAGGCTCACCAGGAGTCGCCGGAAGCGGCCAGGGCCCGTCAGCGTCGCTTCGGGCGCCATGCACGCCCCTCCGCCGCCGCAGCGGACAAGGGCGGCGCCGAAAGCGTGGACGGTGACGGGGACCGGCGCCGCCGCAGCGAGGCCGACCACGACGACCCCGACGGTTTGGCGGGCTGGGTCGGCAGTCTCACCGAGGCCGCCGACGACACCCGCATCGCCGGGCGCAACACCGGTGCCTTCCCGGTGGTCACCCCGGACACCGAACGCCTGGACGGCCAGGACGGGCGTCCGGCCCGGCGTACCACCAACCGGACCGACGACCGCACCCCCGGTGCCGACCTGCTCGACGACGGGCCGGACGGCCCTGCCGTCGATCCCGCGGCCGAAGCCGCCGCGGAGCGCGGCGCCGAGCACGCTTCGGAGCGCGGCGGGCAGGGGGAGCGCCCCCGCCGCCACACCTCCCGCCCCGCCCCCGGCGTCGCCCAGCAGACCACCGCCACCTGGGTTCCCGGCCCCGAGGACGACGAGCGGGCCGAGGGCACCGACGCGGAGGAAGCCCGGAGCGGTACGGCGGAGACCGCGCGTACCGGAGCCCCCGCGGCCGCCGGGGCCACCGGCGACAGCGCCCGGGCCGCCGAGCCGGGTACGGCGGCCCCGGAACAGGGTGAGGCCGCTGACGACGACCCCGAACCCCTGCCCCGCCGCGTCCCCGGACCCTCCGCCGTCTCGGGCGCCTTCCGGGCGATCGGGGCCGACACCACCGCACCGCGGACCGGCCCCGACACTTCCGGTTCCGGCACCCCTGGCCCCGACACCGGGCCACAGGCCGTGGGTGGCCAGGCACAGGACGACTCCGGCTCGGCAACGGACGAAGAGGAGTACCGCCCCACCAGCCACGACCACTGGCAGCCCACCAGCACCACCAGCCGCGCCGAGCTCATCGAGCGGCTGGACGCCCTGAGCACCCTCGTCGAACTCGGCCAGGAGGACCTGCCCGAGGAGGTCCTGGGCCGGGCCGGACAGCTGCTGGACCACGCCGGGGCGCGCCTGCGCCTGTCCGGCGAACACACGGTCGTGGCACTGGCCGGAGGCACGGGAAGCGGGAAGTCCTCCCTGTTCAACGCCTTGTGCGGGCTCGAACTCTCCCAGACCGGCGTCACCCGCCCCACCACGTCCAAGGCGCACGCCTGCGTGTGGGGGCACGAGGGCGCCGACGCGCTCCTGAGCTGGCTGGGCGTGCCCACGCGCTACCGGCACTCGCGCACCAGCGTCCTGGACACGGGCAACTCCGAGCTGACCGGCCTGGTCCTGCTCGACCTGCCCGACCACGACTCGGTCCGCAGCATGCACACCGCGGAGGCCGACCGGCTCATCGGTTCGGTGGACCTGCTCGTGTGGGTGCTCGACCCGCAGAAGTACGCCGACGCCGCCGTGCACCACCGCTACCTGGCCAAGATGGCCGGGCATGGTGCGGTCACCGTCGCCGTCCTCAACCAGGTGGACAAGGTCGCGCCGGACGAGCTGGAGGAGCTCCTCACCGACCTGCGCCGCCTCCTGGAAACGGAGTCGGGTGTGCACCCGCGGGTGATCACCACGTCCACCGTGACCGGTCAGGGTATCCGCGAGGTGCGCGAGTTCCTGAGCGAGACGGTCATCGAGCGCCGGGCCCTGGTCGACCGCCTGGTCGCCGACCTGGACCAGGTCATCGAACCCTTCGAGGAGTTCTACGGCGAAGGGGAGATCCCCGAGACGGTGCCCGCCCAGGTCCGGTCCCGGATCCAGGAGGGTTTGGCCAAGGCTGCCGGTGTCACCGCTGTGGCCGACGTGGTGGAGACCAACGACGTTCGCCGCGGCAAGCGCCGGGTCGGCTGGCCGGTGGCCCGTCAGGTCGCCAAGCTCCGCAAGGACCCGCTCGCCGCGGTCCAGCTTGACTTCCTGCGCCGGGACGAACCCGGTGTGGGCGGTCCGGTCGACGCGCACGAGGCCGAACTGGAGACGGTTCTGGGTGAGGCCGCCGACCAGGTGTCCGCGCAGATGCCCGGCCCGTGGCGCCGCCGGATGCGCACGGCCGCCCGCAGCGGGGTGGCGGAACTGCCCACCGAACTCGGTGAGGCGGTCGCGGGCGCGGTCGGCGATCCGGGCCGCAGCCCCTCGTGGTGGAAGACGGCCCGCGCGGTGCAGTACGCGCTGCTCGCCGTGGCCGGTGCGGGGTTCGCCTGGGCCCTGCTGTCCCTGCTGAGCTGGCTCGGCGGCGGCATCACCGGCCTGCGGATGTTCGACGACCCGGTCTTCATCGCCTACTCGGGCGCCCTGCTCCTGGCCAGTCTCCTGGTGGGCTGGCTGACCGGGGTGGGCTGTGGGAATCTCGTGGAGGTGGCCGCCGTCCAGCGCCGTGAGGACGTGGAGCGCGCCGCACAGGGACGGGTCCGGGAGATCGCCGGGGTCCGGGTCGTGACCCAGATGGAGAACGAACTCGCGCGCTATCGGGCCTTCCGGGCCGCCTACGAGGTGGCCCGGGTCAAGGGCTGA
- a CDS encoding dynamin family protein, which translates to MTRPSAAPNASGEGASDRFGTGPGAASAQPAAPGPESVHLAGVPDERRGPTVPVPAGPAKHRAPANEDDRFEQVLESLRKQIRDLEFAPGIAGAEEGEVLQSDVLAQLSDYVLPRVRRPDIPLLIAVAGSTGAGKSTLVNSLVGEQVTTTGVRRPTTNSPVLACNPADVDWFSEASFIPSLPRVRQQGLAMPGKDGMLVLAATEAMPPGVALLDTPDVDSAVAAHHEFAAKFLDAADLWVFVTTSGRYADARVWEFLQVARDRDTSLAVVLSRVPRKGRRQLLDHFGAMLEANGLGNAARFAIPETDQIEGERFTSNVADHIRDYLADVAGEAEQRDRVSRRTFIGVIDSFRSRVPELARQVEAQIETGRALGADIDDAYAGAAARIDTALGDGTLLRGSLLARWQEVAASGELAKSLRLRGKRARKGRAEQAERGQRVSALERAVRDALEALVVSANERASDQIEQRWRDVPGGADLAEKALDQPGSGLLAKQVRQEISEWQREIAEMTAANGATKRSVARFVTFDHEIVALVMIIDLLGYERSHSGGGTHAADTSGPSPQRLLKGLFGAQSLRSIGGSARENLRKRVLGLLTHERAPFDHALSTAGIPSEDSAVQLYQATYNLEIAR; encoded by the coding sequence ATGACCCGGCCGTCGGCCGCACCGAACGCCTCGGGCGAAGGTGCCTCGGACCGGTTCGGAACCGGACCGGGCGCCGCCTCCGCCCAGCCCGCCGCACCGGGCCCCGAATCCGTGCACCTGGCCGGTGTGCCCGACGAACGCCGGGGGCCCACGGTCCCCGTGCCCGCCGGACCCGCCAAACACCGCGCCCCGGCCAACGAGGACGACCGCTTCGAACAGGTACTGGAGTCGCTGCGCAAGCAGATCCGGGACCTGGAGTTCGCACCGGGGATCGCCGGAGCCGAGGAGGGCGAGGTCCTCCAGTCGGACGTCCTGGCCCAGCTCTCCGACTACGTCCTGCCCCGGGTGCGCCGCCCCGACATCCCCCTGCTCATCGCCGTGGCCGGTTCCACCGGCGCCGGCAAGTCCACCCTGGTCAACAGCCTGGTCGGCGAGCAGGTCACCACCACCGGCGTGCGTCGGCCCACCACCAACAGTCCGGTGCTGGCCTGCAACCCCGCCGACGTCGACTGGTTCAGCGAAGCCTCCTTCATCCCCTCCCTGCCCCGGGTGCGCCAGCAGGGGCTGGCCATGCCCGGCAAGGACGGCATGCTGGTGCTCGCCGCCACCGAGGCCATGCCCCCCGGCGTGGCCCTGCTCGACACCCCCGACGTCGACTCCGCCGTCGCCGCCCACCACGAGTTCGCCGCCAAGTTCCTGGACGCCGCCGACCTGTGGGTGTTCGTCACCACCAGCGGCCGGTACGCGGACGCGCGCGTGTGGGAGTTCCTCCAGGTGGCCCGGGACCGCGACACCTCCCTGGCGGTGGTGCTCTCCCGAGTGCCCCGCAAGGGCCGCCGCCAGCTCCTGGACCACTTCGGCGCGATGCTCGAGGCCAACGGCCTGGGCAACGCCGCCCGCTTCGCGATCCCCGAGACCGACCAGATCGAGGGCGAACGCTTCACCTCCAACGTCGCCGACCACATCCGGGACTACCTCGCGGACGTGGCCGGTGAGGCCGAACAGCGTGACCGGGTCTCCCGGCGCACCTTCATCGGGGTCATCGACAGCTTCCGCAGCCGCGTCCCCGAACTCGCCCGGCAGGTCGAGGCGCAGATCGAGACCGGCCGCGCCCTGGGCGCCGACATCGATGACGCCTACGCTGGCGCGGCCGCCCGGATCGACACCGCCCTGGGCGACGGCACCCTGCTGCGCGGCTCCCTCCTCGCCCGGTGGCAGGAGGTCGCGGCCAGCGGCGAACTCGCCAAGAGCCTGCGCCTGCGCGGTAAGCGGGCCCGCAAGGGCCGCGCCGAACAGGCCGAGCGCGGCCAGCGGGTCAGCGCTCTGGAACGGGCCGTCCGCGACGCCCTGGAGGCCCTGGTGGTCTCCGCCAACGAGCGCGCCTCGGACCAGATCGAGCAGCGCTGGCGGGACGTCCCCGGTGGCGCCGACCTGGCGGAGAAGGCCCTCGACCAGCCCGGCAGCGGGCTGCTCGCCAAGCAGGTCCGCCAGGAGATCTCCGAGTGGCAGCGGGAGATCGCGGAGATGACCGCGGCCAACGGCGCCACCAAACGATCGGTGGCCCGCTTCGTCACCTTCGACCACGAGATCGTCGCCCTGGTCATGATCATCGACCTGCTCGGCTACGAACGATCCCATTCCGGAGGCGGCACCCACGCGGCCGACACCTCCGGGCCGTCCCCGCAGCGCCTGCTCAAGGGGCTGTTCGGCGCCCAGTCGTTGCGAAGCATCGGCGGGTCCGCGCGGGAGAACCTGCGCAAGCGGGTGCTCGGGCTGCTCACCCACGAGCGAGCGCCCTTCGACCACGCCCTGTCGACGGCGGGCATCCCGTCCGAGGACAGCGCCGTCCAGCTCTACCAGGCCACGTACAACCTTGAGATTGCAAGATGA